A region from the Simiduia sp. 21SJ11W-1 genome encodes:
- a CDS encoding ZIP family metal transporter translates to MPTYLNLIVMGLIAGLAMPVGALIARFENIRPNWLEQEFRHTVIAFGGGALLSAVALILVPDGIEKVPPGLASLCLLVGGAAFMALDRWMAARKTSASQLVAMLSDFIPESIALGAMLALGGGGAAWLLVLLMALQNTPEGFNAYRELRASTNTTATKIILAFTAMALLGPLAALVGYFWLSDFQTLLACIMLFAAGGILYSVFGDIAPKAKLENHRAPPMGAVLGFTLGVVGHMLVQ, encoded by the coding sequence ATGCCAACTTACCTTAACCTGATTGTCATGGGCTTGATTGCCGGTTTGGCCATGCCTGTGGGTGCGCTCATTGCACGGTTTGAAAATATTCGCCCAAACTGGCTTGAGCAGGAATTTCGCCACACCGTTATCGCCTTTGGCGGCGGTGCATTGTTAAGCGCGGTGGCGCTGATACTGGTGCCAGATGGCATTGAAAAGGTGCCTCCTGGCCTTGCAAGCCTGTGCTTGCTTGTGGGTGGCGCGGCCTTTATGGCGCTGGATCGCTGGATGGCCGCCCGCAAAACCTCCGCCAGCCAGCTGGTGGCGATGCTTTCGGATTTTATTCCCGAATCTATCGCCTTGGGTGCCATGCTTGCACTTGGCGGCGGCGGTGCGGCATGGCTATTGGTACTGCTTATGGCGCTGCAAAATACGCCTGAAGGTTTTAATGCCTACCGCGAATTGCGTGCATCCACAAACACCACGGCCACAAAAATCATTCTGGCGTTTACGGCCATGGCGCTATTGGGGCCGTTGGCTGCATTGGTGGGGTATTTCTGGCTGTCTGATTTCCAAACACTGTTGGCCTGCATCATGTTGTTTGCAGCAGGCGGCATTTTATATTCCGTGTTTGGCGACATAGCGCCTAAGGCCAAGCTCGAAAATCACCGCGCGCCACCCATGGGCGCCGTGCTCGGCTTCACCTTGGGAGTGGTGGGGCATATGTTGGTTCAGTAG
- the pgi gene encoding glucose-6-phosphate isomerase, which yields MTKPTSAPAWAALAHHKTQAEQLKMIDLFQQQPNRAAQFSACAAGITLDYSKNLVTEETIGKLMTLAQERGLNEKIHAMFSGQPINTTEKRQVLHTALRARNNHLPDQLREVNAVLDKMEKFVAAVHKGDWRGHTGKQITDVVNIGIGGSDLGPVMVTHALSPYHVDTLKVHFVSNVDASDLTETLKNLDPETTLFIVASKTFTTTETLTNARSARAWLLNTLKQEAAVARHFVAVSVNIEKVQAFGIDAENIFPMWDWVGGRYSLWSAIGLPIALACGMGNFRALLGGAADMDEHFTSAPLAENLPVILAMLGVWYTNFWQAETHAILPYDHYLNAFTKYIQQLDMESNGKQAYLDGGYLAHASGPIIWGEPGTNGQHSFHQLLHQGTRLVPVDFIVSLKSHNPLGDHHSQLFANCISQSRALMLGKNEAQAQSEFEAMGYSSDEAKALAHHKVMPGNRPSNTLLMEQLTPQTLGALIALYEHKVFVQSVIWGINAFDQWGVELGKQLCNDIHPALVGDKVIEVDGSTAALMTRFKQAQG from the coding sequence ATGACCAAGCCAACAAGTGCACCCGCCTGGGCGGCCCTCGCCCACCATAAAACGCAAGCTGAACAGCTGAAGATGATTGATTTGTTCCAGCAGCAACCCAATCGTGCAGCGCAGTTTAGCGCCTGCGCGGCGGGAATTACCTTGGATTATTCGAAAAATCTGGTTACAGAAGAAACCATTGGCAAGCTGATGACTCTCGCCCAAGAGCGGGGATTGAATGAAAAAATCCACGCCATGTTTTCAGGCCAGCCCATCAATACCACCGAAAAACGCCAGGTACTGCACACCGCGCTGCGCGCGCGCAACAATCACCTGCCCGATCAACTGCGCGAAGTAAACGCCGTGCTGGATAAAATGGAAAAATTTGTGGCCGCCGTGCACAAGGGCGACTGGCGCGGGCACACCGGCAAGCAAATTACCGATGTGGTGAACATCGGGATTGGTGGCTCAGACCTTGGGCCGGTTATGGTCACCCACGCGCTCTCGCCCTACCATGTAGATACGCTTAAGGTGCATTTTGTTTCCAACGTAGATGCCTCTGACCTTACCGAAACGCTGAAAAATCTAGACCCGGAAACCACACTGTTCATTGTGGCTTCAAAAACCTTCACCACTACAGAAACACTCACCAATGCCCGCTCTGCCCGTGCCTGGTTATTAAATACCTTGAAACAAGAGGCCGCAGTGGCGCGCCACTTTGTGGCCGTGAGTGTAAACATTGAAAAGGTGCAGGCCTTCGGTATAGATGCCGAAAACATCTTCCCCATGTGGGATTGGGTGGGCGGGCGCTACTCGCTGTGGTCTGCCATTGGGCTACCCATTGCATTGGCTTGCGGTATGGGTAATTTCCGTGCGCTGCTGGGCGGCGCCGCCGATATGGACGAACATTTCACCAGCGCGCCGCTTGCGGAAAACTTGCCGGTAATTCTGGCCATGCTGGGTGTGTGGTACACCAATTTCTGGCAGGCAGAAACCCACGCCATCTTGCCCTACGATCACTACCTGAACGCCTTCACAAAATATATTCAACAATTGGATATGGAAAGTAACGGCAAGCAAGCCTATCTGGATGGCGGCTATCTTGCGCACGCCAGCGGCCCCATTATCTGGGGCGAGCCAGGCACCAACGGCCAGCACTCTTTTCACCAGTTGTTACACCAGGGCACACGGCTGGTGCCAGTGGATTTTATTGTGTCACTTAAAAGCCACAACCCGCTGGGTGACCACCACTCGCAATTATTTGCCAACTGCATCAGCCAAAGCCGCGCATTGATGCTTGGCAAAAATGAAGCCCAGGCCCAAAGCGAATTTGAGGCCATGGGTTACAGCAGTGATGAAGCAAAGGCCTTGGCACACCACAAAGTAATGCCCGGCAACCGCCCCAGCAATACGCTGCTAATGGAGCAACTCACGCCGCAAACCCTCGGTGCGTTAATTGCGCTGTATGAACACAAGGTGTTTGTGCAATCGGTTATCTGGGGCATAAACGCCTTCGACCAATGGGGTGTAGAGCTTGGCAAGCAATTGTGCAACGACATACACCCGGCACTGGTGGGCGACAAGGTGATTGAGGTAGACGGATCTACAGCGGCGCTAATGACGCGGTTTAAGCAAGCACAAGGTTGA
- a CDS encoding mechanosensitive ion channel family protein, with translation MNTDLQQVSEIYQLIAEFLVAYSFQLLGALIIFIAGWIVAGKVAALVQRLCEARDIDVTLSRFIGSTAKMVLLLMVAIMALGQLGISVTPFVAAVGALTFGLSLAAQGLVSNYGAGVNIIIGRPFVVGDTISVCGVSGQVTDVRLGQTRLINEDKVTITIPNKHIIGEILHNSHAHTLVEAQVGVAYGCDMSLALSTIEQAIRATDGVAEGAPVVGIENFGDSSVNVGYRYKVATEKLFQTKFAVNKAIFDGLKAAAIEIPFPQREVKLTQSR, from the coding sequence GTGAATACAGATCTGCAGCAAGTGAGTGAAATTTATCAGTTAATTGCTGAGTTCCTAGTGGCCTATAGCTTTCAGCTGTTGGGCGCGTTAATTATCTTTATTGCCGGTTGGATTGTTGCGGGCAAGGTGGCAGCGCTGGTGCAGCGTTTATGTGAGGCGCGCGATATAGATGTCACCCTAAGCCGCTTTATTGGCAGTACCGCCAAGATGGTACTGCTGCTAATGGTGGCGATTATGGCACTGGGCCAGCTGGGTATCAGCGTCACCCCCTTTGTGGCAGCGGTGGGTGCGCTCACCTTTGGCTTGTCGCTGGCGGCGCAAGGCTTGGTGAGTAATTACGGTGCCGGCGTGAATATTATTATCGGCAGGCCCTTTGTTGTGGGCGATACCATTTCCGTGTGCGGCGTTAGCGGCCAGGTTACCGACGTAAGGCTTGGGCAAACCCGGCTAATTAATGAAGACAAGGTGACTATTACCATTCCCAATAAGCACATCATTGGTGAAATTCTTCACAACTCCCACGCGCACACCCTGGTAGAGGCGCAAGTGGGCGTTGCCTATGGCTGCGACATGTCTCTCGCACTCAGTACCATCGAGCAGGCCATTCGCGCCACCGATGGTGTGGCCGAAGGCGCGCCGGTGGTGGGCATTGAAAACTTTGGCGATAGCAGCGTGAACGTGGGCTACCGCTACAAGGTGGCCACCGAGAAACTGTTCCAAACGAAGTTTGCGGTAAATAAGGCGATATTCGATGGCCTGAAAGCTGCGGCCATAGAAATTCCCTTCCCCCAGCGCGAGGTTAAGCTCACCCAAAGCCGGTAG
- a CDS encoding VOC family protein produces the protein MGINQLQVVAIDHLVLRTANLEAMLQFYMDVLGCRLERENTELGLYQLRAGTGLIDLITVDGELGKQGGPAPGPQGNNLDHLCLQIEPETEADILAFLKAQGQPVEGFEERYGAQGFGRSLYLQDPDGNTVELRCHQYS, from the coding sequence ATGGGAATTAATCAACTGCAGGTGGTGGCCATAGATCACCTGGTATTGCGCACGGCCAACCTGGAAGCCATGTTGCAGTTTTACATGGATGTACTGGGGTGCCGGCTTGAGCGTGAAAACACAGAACTTGGTTTGTACCAGCTGCGTGCCGGTACCGGCCTCATAGACCTCATTACCGTTGATGGCGAATTAGGTAAACAAGGCGGCCCGGCACCCGGGCCACAAGGCAATAACCTGGATCACCTGTGCCTGCAAATAGAGCCGGAAACAGAAGCAGATATTCTGGCGTTTCTAAAGGCGCAAGGTCAGCCTGTTGAGGGCTTTGAAGAACGCTACGGCGCCCAGGGCTTTGGCCGCTCGCTGTACCTGCAAGACCCGGATGGCAACACCGTTGAATTGCGTTGCCACCAATACTCCTGA
- a CDS encoding PEP-CTERM sorting domain-containing protein yields MIKLRVLRKILLAATTVFVSFCSVSAMAHLQEFAWNENADGTIDFFGSSYHGSLASATSSGLVLNGTSFNYTSFTATSDASWSNFLATEADGFQFIEDFASVSGFAKFTLSLADINLLGWSAGANAFTASVFSSGPQFVDINGNGTQYTNTIVRSVPEPAGAALLALALGLMGFARRRAAK; encoded by the coding sequence ATGATAAAACTACGTGTTTTACGAAAGATATTGCTTGCAGCAACCACAGTGTTTGTAAGTTTTTGCTCTGTTTCTGCAATGGCGCATTTGCAAGAGTTTGCATGGAACGAAAATGCAGATGGCACCATCGACTTTTTTGGGTCGAGCTATCACGGCAGCTTGGCATCTGCCACTAGCAGTGGTTTGGTATTAAACGGCACGTCTTTCAATTACACCTCTTTTACAGCAACCTCTGATGCAAGTTGGTCTAACTTCTTGGCGACTGAGGCGGATGGCTTTCAATTTATCGAAGATTTTGCCTCTGTATCGGGCTTTGCCAAGTTCACATTGTCACTGGCGGATATTAACTTATTAGGTTGGAGTGCCGGTGCTAATGCATTTACCGCCTCGGTATTCTCCTCTGGGCCGCAATTTGTAGATATCAATGGCAACGGTACACAATATACGAACACCATTGTGCGCTCAGTGCCCGAGCCTGCGGGTGCCGCACTACTGGCGTTGGCCTTAGGCTTGATGGGCTTTGCACGTCGCAGGGCTGCTAAATAG
- a CDS encoding putative hydro-lyase, with protein sequence MTQLFSQPAELRRAIRAGDFAANTSGQAPGFVQCNLAILPKDWAAEFLQFCQKNPKPCPLIAMSDEPGNPLMSAAGVDVDIRTDLPRYRLWRNGELAGEVGDVREHWQDDLVTFLIGCSFSFEEALLADGLDIRNISEGVNVPMFNTNLACAPAGRFSGNLVVSMRPFVPADAIRMIQICSRFPSVHGAPIHFGDPAAIGIADLHAPDYGDAVTIKAGEVPVFTACGVTPQAAIMQAKPPFCITHSPGCMLVTDIPNAKLAIL encoded by the coding sequence ATGACACAGCTGTTCAGCCAACCGGCCGAGCTGCGCCGCGCCATTCGCGCCGGCGACTTTGCTGCCAATACCTCGGGCCAGGCACCCGGTTTCGTGCAGTGCAATCTGGCCATTCTGCCAAAAGATTGGGCGGCCGAGTTTTTACAGTTCTGCCAGAAAAACCCCAAGCCCTGCCCGCTGATCGCCATGAGCGACGAGCCAGGCAACCCGCTCATGAGCGCCGCCGGTGTGGATGTAGATATTCGCACCGACCTGCCGCGCTACCGCCTTTGGCGCAATGGCGAGCTGGCAGGCGAAGTGGGCGATGTGCGCGAGCACTGGCAAGACGACTTGGTAACCTTCCTTATTGGCTGTTCGTTTTCCTTTGAAGAGGCCCTGCTGGCCGACGGGCTGGACATTCGCAACATCAGCGAGGGTGTTAATGTGCCCATGTTCAATACCAACCTGGCCTGCGCCCCTGCCGGGCGCTTTAGCGGCAACCTGGTGGTGAGCATGCGCCCGTTTGTGCCGGCCGATGCCATCCGCATGATTCAGATTTGCTCGCGCTTTCCCTCGGTTCACGGTGCGCCCATTCATTTTGGCGACCCGGCAGCCATTGGCATTGCCGACCTGCACGCACCAGACTACGGCGACGCCGTAACCATCAAGGCCGGCGAAGTACCCGTATTCACCGCCTGTGGCGTCACCCCGCAGGCAGCCATCATGCAGGCCAAACCGCCCTTCTGTATTACCCACAGCCCGGGCTGCATGCTGGTTACCGATATCCCCAACGCCAAGCTGGCCATTCTGTAA
- the pxpB gene encoding 5-oxoprolinase subunit PxpB, whose amino-acid sequence MSDDKRPLLAIETAGANAMIAYFGAPDAGIDDQAASAVAACASALRAAAPCWLVDMVPSYGSLLVTYNPLEADPLTVRATLKRCAQGEATAGRVSQLVRLPVYYAPEAGPDLEALAERAKLSVAEVVSIHTETLYRVYAIGFAPGFAYLGEVDERIAAPRLATPRTKVPKGAVAIADRQTAVYPAPSPGGWNLIGRCPTPMFDPKAEPTMPVQSGDQVQFYAISREEYLALGGSL is encoded by the coding sequence ATGAGTGATGATAAGCGCCCGCTACTGGCCATAGAAACCGCCGGTGCCAACGCCATGATTGCCTATTTTGGCGCTCCCGATGCCGGCATAGACGACCAAGCCGCCAGCGCCGTGGCCGCCTGCGCCAGCGCCCTGCGCGCCGCCGCCCCCTGCTGGCTGGTAGACATGGTGCCCTCTTACGGCTCGCTACTGGTCACTTACAACCCTCTCGAAGCAGACCCACTCACCGTGCGCGCCACACTCAAGCGCTGCGCCCAGGGTGAAGCCACCGCCGGGCGCGTAAGCCAGCTTGTGCGCTTGCCCGTGTACTATGCCCCGGAGGCCGGCCCCGATTTGGAAGCACTCGCCGAGCGCGCAAAGCTAAGCGTTGCAGAGGTAGTAAGTATTCACACAGAAACCCTTTACCGGGTGTATGCCATTGGCTTCGCACCGGGCTTTGCCTACCTGGGTGAAGTAGACGAGCGCATAGCCGCGCCCCGGCTGGCCACACCCAGAACCAAAGTGCCCAAGGGTGCGGTGGCCATTGCCGACCGGCAGACAGCCGTGTACCCGGCGCCATCACCGGGTGGCTGGAACCTGATCGGCCGCTGCCCCACGCCCATGTTCGACCCGAAAGCCGAACCCACCATGCCCGTACAAAGCGGCGATCAGGTGCAGTTTTACGCTATTTCGCGCGAAGAGTATTTAGCGCTGGGAGGCAGCCTGTGA
- a CDS encoding D-amino acid aminotransferase: MSIAYLNGEFLPLDQARISPLDRGFLFGDGIYEVIPSYGGKLVGFGPHIDRMQEGLGLIEIGLNWSHEQWRTLCEQLCEKNGNGNLGVYLHVSRGADTKRFHAYPEGVTPTVFAFTFEIPAAPVADKSKARAYKVSTTEDLRWRRCNIKSTALLGNVMHFQQGHAAGNNETILYNARKEVTEASACNVFIVKGGEVITPPLDNQLLPGITRLILIDVLKKYTKIPVVERTITLDELYNADEVWITSSSKEIAPVTLVDGKTIGTGDIGDTWLAAETAFAEHRYDY; this comes from the coding sequence ATGTCTATCGCATATTTAAACGGCGAGTTTCTTCCCCTGGATCAGGCCCGCATTTCACCTTTGGATCGCGGCTTTTTATTTGGCGATGGCATTTACGAGGTTATCCCTTCCTATGGCGGTAAGCTTGTGGGCTTTGGCCCGCACATAGATCGCATGCAAGAGGGCCTGGGGCTGATTGAAATCGGCCTGAATTGGAGCCACGAGCAATGGCGCACCTTGTGTGAGCAGCTGTGTGAGAAAAACGGCAACGGCAACCTGGGCGTTTACCTGCACGTTTCCCGCGGCGCAGACACCAAACGCTTTCACGCCTACCCGGAAGGCGTAACCCCCACGGTGTTTGCCTTTACCTTTGAAATTCCCGCAGCGCCCGTGGCCGATAAAAGTAAAGCCCGCGCCTACAAGGTTTCCACCACGGAAGATTTGCGCTGGCGCCGCTGCAATATCAAATCTACCGCTCTGCTTGGCAATGTAATGCACTTCCAGCAAGGCCATGCCGCCGGCAACAACGAAACCATTTTATACAACGCCAGGAAAGAAGTTACCGAGGCCAGTGCGTGTAATGTGTTCATAGTTAAAGGCGGTGAAGTTATTACCCCACCGTTGGACAACCAATTGCTGCCCGGCATTACCCGATTGATTCTGATTGATGTGCTAAAAAAGTATACAAAAATCCCCGTAGTAGAGCGTACCATCACCCTTGATGAACTCTACAATGCCGATGAAGTGTGGATTACCAGCTCATCAAAAGAAATTGCACCAGTCACCTTGGTAGATGGAAAAACCATTGGCACAGGCGACATAGGTGATACATGGCTAGCTGCAGAAACTGCCTTTGCCGAGCACCGCTACGATTACTAG
- a CDS encoding biotin-dependent carboxyltransferase family protein, which yields MSSDNTSTNTQAHTQPHATLVKPGVLALLMDAGRFGQHGLGLTTGGPLDAEAFFWANALVGNAPEATAIEVSVGGLELRADTPLTLAVTGAQMPLSIDGKPQPLWQSHRVPAGSLVKLAFAESGARAYLAVAGGFAVAPEFGSTATVVRESIGGLDGKALGAGTTLPLNPPADAPALARLPEPLRPEYATTPTLRVLEGYQVAHFSTAQRALFYSNEYSLSQQCDRMGFRLSGPALKCALGGIVSEGICLGAIQVPADGQPIILLNDRQTIGGYPKIGSVFTGDLHLLAQLMPGAKVRFAPMDAACAHAELLLAERRRQQALKQLETPS from the coding sequence GTGAGCAGCGATAACACGTCAACGAACACCCAAGCGCACACCCAGCCACACGCCACCCTGGTCAAACCGGGCGTATTGGCGCTATTGATGGATGCCGGCCGCTTTGGCCAGCATGGCCTGGGGCTAACCACCGGCGGGCCACTGGATGCCGAGGCCTTTTTCTGGGCCAACGCACTGGTGGGCAACGCACCCGAGGCCACCGCCATTGAAGTGAGCGTAGGCGGCCTGGAACTGCGCGCCGATACGCCGCTTACCCTGGCAGTCACCGGCGCCCAAATGCCGCTTAGCATAGACGGCAAGCCCCAGCCCCTCTGGCAAAGCCACCGGGTGCCCGCGGGCAGCCTGGTGAAACTGGCCTTTGCCGAATCCGGCGCGCGCGCCTATTTGGCCGTGGCCGGCGGCTTTGCCGTGGCGCCGGAGTTTGGCTCAACGGCGACCGTTGTGCGCGAAAGCATTGGCGGGCTGGATGGCAAAGCACTGGGCGCAGGCACCACACTGCCCTTGAATCCGCCCGCCGACGCACCGGCGCTTGCCCGCCTGCCCGAGCCGTTGCGCCCCGAATACGCCACCACGCCTACCTTGCGGGTGCTGGAAGGCTACCAGGTGGCGCATTTCAGTACGGCCCAGCGGGCGCTGTTTTACAGCAACGAATACAGCCTGAGCCAACAGTGCGATCGCATGGGCTTCAGGCTCAGCGGCCCGGCGCTCAAATGCGCGCTGGGGGGCATTGTGTCTGAGGGCATTTGCCTGGGCGCCATTCAAGTGCCCGCCGATGGCCAGCCTATTATTTTGCTCAACGATCGCCAAACCATTGGTGGCTACCCGAAAATCGGCAGCGTATTCACAGGCGACCTGCACCTGCTTGCCCAGCTGATGCCCGGCGCCAAGGTGCGCTTTGCCCCCATGGATGCCGCCTGCGCCCACGCCGAGTTGCTGCTGGCCGAGCGCCGCCGCCAACAGGCCCTGAAACAATTGGAAACCCCATCATGA
- a CDS encoding PH domain-containing protein, which produces MTDAPAPGTKFSAHPAMFKARPFTFILYVLLCAVAIGFLILMVWYLKCKSTKLEIIADEVVLERGLLSKERIELGIASIRSVRVYQSFINRITGVGKITVYTAGDNPEFEVEGIPEPNRFRELT; this is translated from the coding sequence ATGACAGACGCTCCGGCTCCGGGAACCAAATTCTCTGCCCACCCTGCCATGTTCAAGGCCAGGCCCTTCACGTTCATACTGTACGTTTTGTTGTGCGCAGTGGCTATTGGCTTTCTGATTTTGATGGTGTGGTACCTGAAGTGTAAATCTACCAAGCTTGAAATCATTGCCGACGAAGTGGTACTCGAGCGCGGCCTGTTAAGCAAAGAGCGTATTGAGCTTGGCATTGCCAGCATCCGCTCGGTGCGGGTGTACCAAAGTTTCATTAACCGCATTACCGGCGTAGGTAAAATTACGGTTTACACCGCAGGCGATAACCCCGAGTTTGAAGTAGAGGGTATTCCAGAGCCCAACCGTTTTCGCGAGTTGACCTAG
- a CDS encoding tRNA-uridine aminocarboxypropyltransferase, which produces MPEKNPPLPLEGIAASTGTIEPDSIGYTAYHRLRAQVLQSSTRSYQARGILAVRCTRCQLKTNYCVCAHLRPIASPVEFVLIMHRDELFKPTNTGRLIADCFPGQTHAFCWDRLHPHPALLALLADPARECLVIFPGDEGGPRPVLTQPQSTSRLLTLLVLDGTWKQGRRMYNLSPWLQQVPALKLNPAARGEYATRVAAHDEYLSTAESAALALSLAGEIPLGQHLFDYFAVFNKHYAAMRRNLVPPAM; this is translated from the coding sequence ATGCCCGAAAAAAATCCACCCCTGCCACTTGAGGGCATTGCGGCCAGCACCGGCACAATCGAGCCGGATTCAATCGGGTATACGGCCTACCACCGTTTGCGCGCACAGGTGTTACAAAGCTCAACCCGCAGCTACCAGGCCCGCGGCATTCTGGCGGTGCGCTGCACGCGCTGCCAACTGAAAACGAACTACTGCGTGTGCGCGCATTTGCGCCCTATAGCAAGTCCTGTGGAGTTTGTGTTGATCATGCACCGCGATGAGCTGTTTAAACCCACTAACACGGGCAGGCTGATTGCCGATTGCTTTCCTGGCCAAACCCACGCCTTTTGTTGGGACAGGCTGCACCCGCACCCTGCCCTGCTTGCGCTGCTGGCAGACCCCGCGCGTGAATGCTTGGTGATTTTCCCGGGCGATGAAGGCGGCCCGCGGCCGGTACTCACCCAACCGCAAAGCACAAGCAGGTTGCTCACCCTGCTTGTGCTGGATGGCACCTGGAAGCAGGGCCGGCGCATGTACAACCTGAGCCCCTGGTTGCAACAGGTGCCGGCACTGAAATTGAACCCGGCCGCGCGGGGTGAATATGCAACCCGGGTGGCCGCGCACGATGAATACTTATCTACAGCGGAGTCGGCGGCTTTGGCCTTATCGCTTGCCGGTGAAATACCATTGGGCCAGCATTTGTTTGATTACTTTGCGGTGTTTAACAAACACTACGCCGCCATGCGGCGCAACCTTGTGCCGCCTGCAATGTAA
- a CDS encoding DUF4392 domain-containing protein, which yields MTAPGSELTALSHQLEDMLVRRNPRGMKQLQSALRPGYLARAAQLINKAQGTVLIATGFPVVGTFETDGPVGAIALYETLERIGLNPVLVCGPPLSTELAKRYRLHEIRVGKPDCLDEHAAGVRAALAQLTPSLIIAIERPGLAKNGHYHNMRGEDISAGTARFDTFIELADCPSIGIGDGGNEIGMGNVYEHLAKLDIVPAATCVDELVIADVSNWAAHGLIALLGYMRGEDLLANIDMVAMLEYLSAGNSVDGVTRRNELTEDGLEPEIGLQLIEDLRKATGFIPT from the coding sequence ATGACAGCCCCAGGCTCTGAACTAACGGCCCTTTCCCACCAGCTTGAAGACATGCTGGTGCGCCGCAACCCGCGCGGCATGAAACAGCTGCAAAGCGCCCTGCGCCCTGGCTACCTGGCGCGCGCGGCCCAGCTGATTAACAAGGCCCAAGGCACTGTGCTTATTGCCACGGGCTTCCCGGTGGTGGGCACCTTTGAAACCGATGGCCCGGTAGGCGCCATAGCACTTTATGAAACCTTAGAGCGCATTGGCTTAAACCCTGTATTGGTGTGCGGCCCGCCGCTTTCAACAGAGCTTGCCAAACGCTACCGGCTACACGAAATCCGCGTGGGCAAGCCAGATTGCCTGGATGAACACGCAGCCGGCGTGCGCGCCGCACTGGCGCAATTAACGCCTTCTTTAATTATTGCCATCGAGCGCCCGGGCCTTGCCAAGAACGGCCACTATCACAACATGCGCGGCGAAGACATTAGCGCCGGCACTGCCCGCTTTGATACCTTCATAGAACTGGCCGACTGTCCCTCCATCGGTATTGGCGATGGCGGCAACGAGATCGGCATGGGCAACGTCTACGAGCATTTGGCCAAGCTCGACATAGTGCCCGCCGCCACCTGCGTTGATGAGCTGGTGATTGCCGATGTGTCCAACTGGGCGGCGCACGGTTTGATTGCCCTGCTTGGCTATATGCGCGGTGAAGATTTACTCGCCAACATCGACATGGTGGCTATGCTTGAGTACCTGTCGGCGGGCAATAGCGTAGACGGCGTAACCCGGCGCAACGAACTCACCGAAGATGGCCTGGAGCCTGAAATTGGCTTGCAGTTAATTGAAGACCTGCGCAAGGCCACGGGGTTTATACCGACATAG
- a CDS encoding 5-oxoprolinase subunit PxpA, translating into MPLLLNCDLGESFGSWTMGMDEQAMPHIDQANIACGFHAGDPLIMRRTLALAATHGVSVGAHPSYPDLVGFGRRSMNCSSDEIQALMLYQMAALDGMAQAQGLHIGYVKPHGALYNDMMAKPDVRAAIMAAVASYHRPVKLMLQATPEASQHSAEAKALGIELLFEAFADRCYDDDGKLLARSKPGAVHNHEKMMAQVKQLAEQGTITTVSGNTLNLAVDTLCVHGDNAAGVAAIAEIRALLSGAAA; encoded by the coding sequence ATGCCTTTGTTATTGAACTGCGACTTGGGTGAAAGCTTCGGCTCCTGGACCATGGGCATGGATGAACAAGCCATGCCCCACATAGACCAGGCCAACATCGCCTGTGGCTTTCACGCCGGCGACCCGCTCATTATGCGCCGCACCCTTGCCCTGGCCGCCACCCACGGCGTGAGCGTGGGCGCACACCCCAGCTACCCCGATCTTGTAGGCTTTGGCCGCCGCTCCATGAACTGCAGCAGCGATGAAATTCAGGCCCTGATGCTCTACCAAATGGCCGCCCTCGACGGCATGGCCCAGGCCCAGGGGCTACACATTGGCTATGTAAAACCCCACGGCGCCCTCTACAACGACATGATGGCAAAGCCCGACGTGCGCGCCGCCATCATGGCCGCGGTGGCCAGCTACCACCGGCCGGTGAAATTAATGCTGCAGGCCACACCCGAGGCCAGCCAGCACAGCGCAGAGGCCAAGGCATTGGGCATTGAACTGTTGTTTGAAGCCTTTGCCGACCGCTGCTACGACGACGACGGCAAACTGCTCGCGCGCAGCAAACCGGGCGCTGTGCACAACCACGAAAAAATGATGGCCCAAGTTAAGCAACTGGCCGAACAGGGCACCATCACCACCGTGAGCGGCAACACCCTCAACCTTGCGGTAGATACCCTGTGTGTACACGGCGACAACGCAGCAGGTGTGGCCGCCATCGCCGAGATTCGGGCGCTGCTGAGCGGGGCCGCTGCATGA